From a single Loigolactobacillus coryniformis subsp. coryniformis KCTC 3167 = DSM 20001 genomic region:
- the ccpA gene encoding catabolite control protein A, whose amino-acid sequence MDKQTITIYDVAREANVSMATVSRVVNGNPNVKPATRKKVLEVIDRLDYRPNAVARGLASKKTTTVGVIIPDVTNIYFSSLARGIDDVATMYKYNIILANSDENGQKEIQVLNTLLAKQVDGVIFMGNQITDSIRTEFARSKTPIVLAGSVDPDEQVASVNIDYVEAIDEATSTLVRHGNEKIAFVTGSLNEPINGQYRLKGYKKALAQAKIAYDPNLVFETEYSYKAGEAIWDRVKAAGATAAVIGDDELAIGLLNGAGDDGVNVPDDFELITSNDSKLTEISRPKMSSITQPLYDIGAVAMRLLTKMMNKEEIDNQTILLPYGIVERGTTK is encoded by the coding sequence ATGGATAAACAAACTATCACCATTTATGACGTTGCGCGTGAAGCTAACGTTTCAATGGCAACCGTCTCACGTGTCGTGAACGGTAACCCCAACGTTAAACCAGCAACTAGAAAGAAAGTTCTTGAAGTCATTGATCGTTTAGACTACCGGCCTAATGCTGTTGCGCGGGGCTTAGCTAGTAAAAAGACGACAACCGTCGGCGTGATCATTCCCGATGTCACTAACATTTACTTCTCATCATTGGCTCGCGGGATCGATGATGTAGCAACAATGTACAAGTACAATATTATTTTGGCTAATTCAGATGAAAACGGCCAAAAAGAAATCCAAGTATTGAATACTTTGTTGGCTAAACAAGTCGATGGGGTCATCTTCATGGGCAATCAGATCACAGACAGCATTCGGACTGAATTTGCGCGCTCAAAGACACCAATCGTTTTGGCCGGTTCAGTTGATCCAGACGAACAAGTGGCTAGTGTTAACATTGATTACGTTGAAGCAATTGATGAAGCTACCAGTACTTTAGTTCGTCATGGTAACGAAAAGATTGCGTTCGTTACGGGTAGCTTAAACGAACCAATCAACGGCCAATATCGTTTGAAAGGTTACAAGAAAGCCTTAGCTCAAGCTAAAATTGCTTACGATCCTAATTTGGTTTTTGAAACTGAATACAGTTATAAAGCTGGCGAAGCAATCTGGGATCGGGTCAAGGCAGCTGGTGCAACTGCTGCAGTGATCGGCGACGATGAATTAGCAATTGGCTTATTGAATGGTGCCGGTGATGATGGCGTCAACGTGCCTGATGATTTTGAATTGATCACCAGCAACGATTCCAAATTGACTGAGATCTCACGGCCCAAGATGAGTTCGATCACACAGCCATTGTATGATATTGGTGCAGTTGCAATGCGATTATTGACGAAGATGATGAATAAGGAAGAAATCGACAATCAAACGATTCTCTTACCTTATGGTATCGTTGAACGTGGTACGACTAAATAA
- a CDS encoding M24 family metallopeptidase produces MNHLQNLQNWLATNRYDVAYISNPTNVAYFSGFFADPEERVQALLVFPDQDPFYFGPQLEVEAVKASGWTYPAYGYLDHEDAFALIAKQVEQRQAQPKRWAIEKDDLSFGRYEVLQQAFPQASFPGDASRFIEQAKLIKTPDEIAEMVAAGKEADYAFEVGFKAIQAGRTEQEVVAEIEYALMKRGVMQMSFDTIVQAGADAADPHEGPKATKIQPNELILFDLGTVHNGYMSDATRTIAFGQPDEKALDIHKVCLEAQLTAQAAAKPGLTAAELDHIARSVITKAGYGDYFIHRLGHGIGTSTHEFPSIMEGNNMELQPGMCFSIEPGIYIPGVAGVRIEDCIHITEDGNEPFTHTPKELQYIK; encoded by the coding sequence ATGAATCATTTGCAAAATTTGCAAAACTGGTTAGCGACTAATCGTTATGATGTCGCCTACATCAGTAATCCAACTAACGTGGCCTATTTCTCTGGTTTCTTTGCTGATCCAGAAGAGCGGGTACAAGCGTTACTGGTTTTTCCTGATCAAGACCCCTTCTATTTTGGCCCCCAACTAGAAGTTGAAGCCGTCAAAGCTAGCGGTTGGACTTACCCTGCTTATGGCTACCTCGATCATGAAGATGCCTTTGCTTTGATCGCCAAACAAGTTGAACAACGGCAAGCACAACCTAAACGTTGGGCCATTGAAAAAGATGATCTCTCCTTTGGTCGTTACGAAGTGTTACAACAAGCATTTCCGCAGGCTTCTTTCCCTGGCGATGCCAGTCGCTTCATTGAACAAGCAAAGCTGATCAAAACGCCGGATGAAATTGCGGAAATGGTGGCTGCCGGTAAAGAAGCAGATTATGCCTTTGAAGTTGGCTTCAAAGCGATTCAAGCTGGGCGGACGGAACAAGAAGTCGTTGCCGAGATCGAATATGCCCTAATGAAGCGCGGCGTCATGCAAATGAGTTTTGACACCATCGTACAGGCCGGTGCTGATGCGGCTGATCCACATGAGGGTCCTAAAGCCACAAAAATTCAGCCAAATGAACTGATTTTATTTGACTTAGGAACCGTGCATAACGGCTACATGAGTGATGCTACCCGGACAATAGCCTTTGGTCAACCAGATGAAAAAGCGCTAGACATTCACAAAGTTTGTTTAGAAGCACAATTGACCGCGCAAGCAGCAGCTAAGCCAGGTTTGACCGCAGCTGAATTGGATCACATTGCCCGCAGCGTGATCACTAAAGCTGGTTATGGTGACTACTTTATTCACCGTTTAGGCCATGGTATTGGTACTTCAACCCATGAGTTTCCTTCAATTATGGAAGGCAACAACATGGAATTACAACCAGGCATGTGCTTCTCGATTGAGCCAGGGATCTATATTCCTGGCGTTGCCGGTGTACGGATCGAAGATTGTATCCATATCACTGAAGACGGCAATGAACCATTTACCCATACACCTAAAGAATTACAATACATTAAGTAG
- a CDS encoding YtxH domain-containing protein, which yields MAKGHFLFGFLLGGAAAFAATRLLAPESSDELRDNLARKVNQFRDKAADYADFADETTDEFADIAGDTFNDLGETATSAAGEVKSAAEEAKDSAADLKDDESNDYADINLEGQSAFAEAKNADVTSEAASATSEALTSDETTEK from the coding sequence ATGGCAAAAGGACATTTTCTATTTGGATTTTTACTTGGTGGCGCAGCAGCATTTGCGGCAACTCGTTTGTTAGCACCTGAGTCAAGTGACGAATTGCGGGATAATTTAGCACGTAAAGTCAATCAGTTCCGCGATAAGGCGGCTGATTATGCTGACTTTGCTGACGAAACAACCGATGAATTCGCCGATATTGCTGGCGATACGTTCAACGATTTAGGTGAAACAGCAACTAGTGCCGCTGGAGAAGTTAAATCAGCAGCAGAAGAGGCCAAGGATTCCGCAGCTGACTTGAAGGATGATGAGTCCAATGATTATGCAGACATCAATCTTGAAGGACAAAGTGCGTTTGCGGAAGCTAAAAATGCTGATGTGACCAGTGAAGCAGCTTCAGCAACGTCAGAAGCACTTACTAGTGATGAAACGACTGAAAAATAA
- a CDS encoding DUF948 domain-containing protein, whose amino-acid sequence MTGGEIAGLIAAIAFLILVIGLVVLLRRVTKVMKEIQATVNEATRTVTVVTGDVDTLSKEVEGLLTKANVLLDDVNGKVANLDPVFQAAGDLGASVSDLNEASHNLVDKISNVGATTAKASALSRVGASALRLYRKRRQHKATTDSEVNTQQGSDL is encoded by the coding sequence ATGACTGGTGGTGAAATCGCTGGATTGATTGCAGCCATTGCATTTCTAATTTTAGTGATCGGGCTCGTGGTTTTATTGCGGCGTGTGACTAAAGTGATGAAAGAAATTCAGGCAACGGTCAATGAAGCAACGCGAACAGTAACCGTCGTCACTGGGGATGTGGACACACTTTCTAAAGAAGTCGAAGGTTTGCTGACGAAAGCGAATGTGTTGTTGGACGATGTTAATGGCAAGGTGGCTAACTTAGACCCAGTTTTCCAAGCAGCTGGTGATCTAGGAGCTAGTGTTTCTGATCTTAATGAAGCAAGCCATAACTTAGTGGATAAAATATCCAATGTTGGTGCAACGACCGCCAAAGCTTCGGCACTTAGCCGTGTTGGAGCTAGTGCCTTGCGGCTTTATCGTAAACGGCGCCAGCACAAAGCAACTACTGATTCAGAAGTAAATACACAACAAGGGAGCGATTTATAA